The Triticum aestivum cultivar Chinese Spring chromosome 4B, IWGSC CS RefSeq v2.1, whole genome shotgun sequence sequence agatgaagaagaaatcaGAATAGGGAGAAGCAGATGAAGAAATCATGCAGGGATTAATAGCAAGCACCAAGAGGGGgtatggatggatggattgatTGATTCGTGGTTGCAGGAGCTAGCTAGCGAGCTGTTTTCTTTACCGGAGGAAAGGATATTGCGCAGCGATCTGCCGGAGATGGAGAGGGAGTTGAGTTGCGTCTCCACCCTCCTCAGGAACTCCATGGCCTCCTGCAGCGGCCTCGTCAGCTCCTCCCGGTACTTCACCAGCATCTCATGGTACGCCTCCTGCGCGCGCACCAGAAAAACAAGAACGAACAGGTCACCTCGTGTGAGTACAAGCTACACAACCTAGGAAAAATGTTCCAAGATTGATCGATTGGCTCACCATGAACTGGTCCAGCTCCGGCTCCGTCGCGGTGCCGAGGCTGCCGAGCGCCGTGCGCTGTCGCAGCTCCAGGTCCTGCGCCACCGCCGTCAATCTCGCCAACACCTCCGGCGGCGCCCCCACCTACAACCACCCAGGCTAAGCACAAGTACTTCCCAACAATAAACATGGATGCACTGTAGCTGCTATTAAAAGGCAAGCAAGAAAGCATGCATGCTTCATGTTTGACATGAGATGTAGAAGAGAAACTTCTCGTGCAGGAGCAGAAGCAGATGCAGCACAGCAGGGCTGCTGTTAATGTTACCAGTACTAAGAACCATCACTTGCCTTCTGGCAGTCGAGGTAGGCGGCGAGGAGGGAGGAGTAGTGGGGGTGGGAGATGATCTTGGCCTTGATGGCCTCGACGTCGGCGGCGTAGGACGACGACGACGGCTCCTTGGCCGCCTTGGCGCACGCCTCCAGGAGGCTGCCGTTGGCCAGCTGCAGCACCGGGTTGCTacacccgctgccgccgccgtggcTTCCACTGGGCGGCGCCGTGTTCAGGGAGAGGGGGCTGTGCGCCAGATAGCCGgcggactgctgctgctgctgctgttgctgtggGGGCGGCGCGATGACGGCGCTGAGCGGCGAAGAGCCCCATGGGAGCTGGCTGTGGTGCTGGCCGTGGGCGGTGGCTCCCAGCCCGAAGTGGTGGCCGATCTCCTCCATGGGCTATCTCTAGTGATGTAGTGGTGCAGCGATCGAGCTCTCCCGGCGACGCTGTCCCCGAGCTAGCTCCTGCGCAAAGGAGACGGATTGAGCTTGAGGTGAAGTTCTTGGGCGGAGAGAAAGAGAAAAAGGGTTTGGGTTTGGGGAAGGAGAAGGGTACCTGCCTGCCTTGCCTTGAGCGGAATAGCCTTTTCTCCTTCTCTCTCTAAGCTATCATTAGAGGGAAGGAGATGGGGAGCGAGAGGAAAAAGCTGGAGGGCAATACTGCAGTACACACCTCGACTTTGGAGAGAGAGACAGTGTAGTGTAGGATGGTGCGCTGTTGTACTGTAATGTATAGTGCTGTGTCTGTGGGGGCTTTCTTTTTCGGGTCAAATCAAAGGGCTTGGAGTGGCTTTGTAGGGAATTTTTGTAGAATCGCCGGTGGAGACGAAgctggttttgttttgtttttccatTTTTCGCCCAAAGGATTTACTCTCGAGCCTTCTTTTGCTTCTAGGATACGAATATCATACGAAGTGAGATGAATGTATCTCAACTTTCATAGGGAAAGATATGTACAATAATTTGAAGCATATGATAataatttttccattgagtctatcCTAAGAGTCTTTTTCCTTTAAAATGTGAAGAATTGATCTCTATCCTACGTAGAAATAGAAATTTATTCTTAAAAACCAAAGGGCtccaaacaatttttttaaaatcatatcctatagaattcctacaaaCAAAGGAGGCCTCAGATTGTAGAGCAGGCATTGCTATTGCATTGATGCATTTCAATGACTTGTGTTTCCTCACAGCCCAGCGAGAAAACTAATCGTACTTGAACTCGCTGGCGCATAATAAGAACATCATCAAACTTGAGTAACATTACAATATGATACTTATACATGTGAATACATGACATCTACAATCATATATATGGTCTCGGCTATGATAGAGTGTTATCGTGATGTCGCATCGTTGCATTTCGTACGGCGCTATCGGCTGCCAAAGGAGGGAGATGATCGGCGGGTAATAGGAGAATCCATGTTTTTTTAAGGAAAGCACACACATATTGTATACGTGGGCTGCTTAGATAAAACTCTTTGGTTAAACAGGTAGAGCTAACAACTGCAAGTACTGGGTTCAAGTCCCAGTACCCCATTTTTTACTACTATTTTTGGGCATGTCGCAAAATTTAGTAATATACAAACTTCTTCAAATTTCATTAATATGAAAGCTGGTACAAAATTATTTTTGCAACATTAGAAA is a genomic window containing:
- the LOC123090945 gene encoding homeobox protein KNOX3 translates to MEEIGHHFGLGATAHGQHHSQLPWGSSPLSAVIAPPPQQQQQQQQSAGYLAHSPLSLNTAPPSGSHGGGSGCSNPVLQLANGSLLEACAKAAKEPSSSSYAADVEAIKAKIISHPHYSSLLAAYLDCQKVGAPPEVLARLTAVAQDLELRQRTALGSLGTATEPELDQFMEAYHEMLVKYREELTRPLQEAMEFLRRVETQLNSLSISGRSLRNILSSGSSEEDQEGSGGETELPEIDAHGVDQELKHHLLKKYSGYLSSLKQELSKKKKKGKLPKDARQQLLSWWEMHYKWPYPSESQKVALAESTGLDLKQINNWFINQRKRHWKPSDEMQFVMMDAYHPPNAAFYMDGHFVNDSGLYRFG